Proteins from one Streptomyces sp. NBC_00289 genomic window:
- a CDS encoding tetratricopeptide repeat protein translates to MESQQDTRDPADRRRPRVGRRFLLTSVAGCAVLGGGLMLLPRESTPPPAPAPAPGAQALTAVAAGAPATLPGLAALIGEREAHLRTHPKDARSWAVLGTAYVEQGRRTADAASCYPRAERALRTSLKVRGRGNAEALEGMAALANARRDFPAARTWAEAALKLDRGRWTTYPQLIDAYTGLGDYKATGRTLDKLLELRSGPAVRAWAATVYRDRGRREDAAAALSDAAAAARSPAEQAAWLERVGQLAFERGDREEALRHFRAAVRLDPDQRAAQAGEARTLAALGRTTEALNAYRAALARQPLPQYALELGELYESLGLGQAARVQYDLLRERVRSSAAGGVDDELLLGQFEADHGDARAAVRRLRAEWLRQPGTAVADALGWALHRNGEDTEALKFATAATDKVHGGGVRSAPYAFHRGMIERELGMSWPARRHLEEALRINPYFSPLQVPLAREALRALGEPPAGAPPAGAEGGEDEDGGEPDDAGEPGGSRS, encoded by the coding sequence ATGGAGAGCCAACAGGACACCCGTGACCCGGCGGACAGGCGGCGCCCGCGCGTCGGCCGGCGGTTCCTGCTCACCTCCGTCGCCGGGTGTGCCGTGCTCGGCGGGGGGTTGATGCTGCTGCCCCGGGAGTCGACGCCGCCCCCGGCGCCCGCACCGGCACCGGGGGCACAGGCGCTGACCGCGGTCGCCGCCGGGGCGCCGGCCACGCTGCCCGGCCTCGCCGCGCTGATCGGCGAGCGGGAGGCCCATCTGCGGACGCATCCCAAGGACGCCCGGTCGTGGGCGGTGCTGGGGACGGCGTACGTGGAGCAGGGCCGGCGGACCGCCGACGCCGCATCCTGCTACCCGCGGGCCGAGCGGGCGCTGCGCACCTCGCTGAAGGTGCGCGGGCGAGGGAACGCGGAGGCGCTGGAGGGCATGGCGGCCCTGGCGAACGCGCGCCGGGACTTCCCCGCGGCACGGACCTGGGCCGAGGCGGCGCTGAAGCTGGACCGCGGGCGGTGGACGACGTATCCGCAGCTGATCGACGCGTACACGGGGCTCGGCGACTACAAGGCGACCGGGCGGACCCTGGACAAGCTGCTGGAGCTGCGGTCCGGGCCTGCCGTGCGGGCGTGGGCCGCGACCGTCTACCGCGACCGGGGCCGGCGTGAGGACGCGGCCGCCGCCCTGTCCGACGCCGCGGCCGCGGCGCGGTCCCCGGCCGAGCAGGCGGCGTGGCTGGAGCGGGTCGGGCAGCTCGCGTTCGAGCGCGGCGACCGGGAGGAGGCGCTGCGGCACTTCCGGGCCGCGGTGCGCCTCGACCCCGATCAGCGGGCCGCGCAGGCCGGGGAGGCCCGGACGCTGGCGGCGCTGGGGCGCACGACGGAGGCGCTGAACGCGTACCGGGCCGCGCTGGCCAGGCAGCCGCTGCCGCAGTACGCGCTGGAGCTGGGTGAGCTGTACGAGTCGCTGGGGCTCGGGCAGGCGGCCCGGGTGCAGTACGACCTGCTGCGGGAGCGGGTGCGGAGCTCGGCGGCGGGCGGGGTGGACGACGAGTTGCTGCTCGGGCAGTTCGAGGCGGACCACGGCGACGCGCGGGCCGCCGTACGACGGCTGCGGGCGGAGTGGCTGCGCCAGCCCGGGACCGCGGTGGCCGACGCGCTGGGCTGGGCACTGCACCGCAACGGGGAGGACACGGAGGCGCTGAAGTTCGCCACCGCGGCGACGGACAAGGTGCACGGGGGCGGGGTCCGCAGCGCGCCGTACGCCTTCCACCGGGGCATGATCGAGCGGGAGCTGGGCATGAGCTGGCCGGCGCGGCGGCATCTGGAAGAGGCGCTGCGTATCAACCCGTACTTCTCACCGCTTCAGGTTCCCCTGGCGCGGGAGGCGCTGAGGGCCCTGGGCGAGCCCCCGGCGGGGGCCCCGCCCGCCGGGGCGGAGGGCGGGGAGGACGAGGACGGCGGGGAACCCGACGACGCCGGGGAGCCGGGCGGTTCGCGGTCCTAG
- a CDS encoding FAD-binding oxidoreductase, translated as MIMSRIQARPDEDTETAGTLVDRLLSGLPAEAVLTDPDVTASYANDMASFCPAGAPAAVVLPRTVDQVRHVMRTATELRVPVVPQGARTGLSGGANASDGCIVLSLTKMDRILEINPVDRIAVVEPGVVNAALSRAVDAHGLCYPPDPSSWEMCTIGGNIGTASGGLCCVKYGVTAEYVLGLDVVLADGRLMSTGRRTAKGVAGYDLTRLFVGSEGSLGVVVRAILALRPKPPEQLVLAAEFASAAAACDAVCRIMAGGHVPSLLELMDRTTVKAVNDLAHMGLPESTEALLLAAFDTADPAADLAAVGALCEAAGATQVVPAEDAAESELLLQARRLSLTALEAVKGTTMIDDVCVPRSRLGDMLEGVERIAEKYRLTIGVCAHAGDGNTHPTVCFDAQDPDESRRARESFDEIMALGLELGGTITGEHGVGVLKKEWLAREIGPVGVEMQRAIKTAFDPLGLLNPGKLF; from the coding sequence GTGATCATGAGCCGTATCCAAGCGCGTCCCGACGAAGACACGGAAACGGCCGGCACCCTCGTGGACCGGCTCCTGAGCGGTCTGCCCGCCGAGGCCGTCCTGACGGACCCGGACGTCACGGCCTCCTACGCCAACGACATGGCGAGCTTCTGCCCGGCCGGCGCCCCGGCCGCGGTGGTCCTGCCCCGCACGGTCGACCAGGTCCGGCACGTCATGCGCACCGCCACCGAGCTGCGCGTCCCGGTCGTCCCGCAGGGCGCCCGCACCGGCCTGTCGGGCGGGGCCAACGCCTCCGACGGCTGCATCGTGCTGTCCCTGACGAAGATGGACCGGATCCTCGAGATCAACCCGGTCGACCGCATCGCCGTGGTGGAGCCCGGCGTCGTCAACGCGGCCCTCTCCCGCGCGGTCGACGCGCACGGCCTGTGCTACCCGCCGGACCCCTCCAGCTGGGAGATGTGCACAATCGGCGGCAACATCGGCACCGCCTCCGGCGGCCTGTGCTGCGTCAAGTACGGGGTGACGGCCGAGTACGTGCTCGGGCTGGACGTGGTGCTGGCCGACGGCCGCCTCATGTCCACCGGCCGCCGTACCGCCAAGGGCGTCGCCGGATACGACCTCACCCGCCTGTTCGTGGGCTCGGAAGGCTCGCTGGGCGTCGTCGTACGGGCGATCCTGGCGCTGCGCCCGAAGCCGCCCGAGCAGCTGGTGCTGGCGGCCGAGTTCGCGTCCGCGGCCGCAGCCTGCGACGCCGTGTGCCGGATCATGGCCGGCGGTCACGTGCCGTCCCTCCTCGAACTGATGGACCGTACGACGGTCAAGGCGGTCAACGACCTCGCGCACATGGGACTGCCGGAGAGCACGGAGGCGCTGCTGCTCGCGGCCTTCGACACCGCGGACCCGGCCGCCGACCTCGCCGCCGTCGGCGCGCTGTGCGAGGCGGCCGGCGCCACCCAGGTCGTACCGGCGGAGGACGCGGCGGAGTCCGAACTGCTCCTCCAGGCACGCCGGTTGTCCCTCACCGCGCTCGAGGCGGTCAAGGGCACGACGATGATCGACGACGTGTGCGTGCCCCGTTCCAGGCTGGGGGACATGCTCGAGGGGGTCGAGCGGATCGCCGAGAAGTACCGGCTCACCATCGGGGTGTGCGCGCACGCGGGCGACGGCAACACCCACCCGACCGTCTGTTTCGACGCCCAGGACCCCGACGAGTCCCGGCGCGCCCGCGAGTCCTTCGACGAGATCATGGCTCTCGGCCTGGAACTCGGTGGCACGATCACCGGCGAGCACGGCGTGGGCGTCCTGAAGAAGGAGTGGCTGGCGCGGGAGATCGGCCCGGTCGGGGTGGAGATGCAGCGGGCGATCAAGACGGCGTTCGACCCGCTGGGCCTGCTGAACCCGGGCAAGCTGTTCTGA